From Alcaligenes faecalis, the proteins below share one genomic window:
- a CDS encoding recombination protein NinB encodes MRANARAAIDNDKPLKVIVTQAEAKRRSVQNRYYWAAVITPIAEQAWVGGHQFSKESWHELYGRMFGVCEDITLPDGEVVTRRLSTTDMTVSQFSEYCERVQAHAAQEYGVEFS; translated from the coding sequence GTGCGGGCGAATGCGCGTGCCGCGATCGACAACGATAAGCCGCTCAAGGTCATCGTCACCCAAGCGGAAGCGAAACGTCGCAGCGTCCAGAATCGCTACTACTGGGCCGCGGTGATTACTCCGATTGCTGAGCAGGCCTGGGTAGGCGGGCACCAGTTCAGCAAAGAGTCCTGGCACGAACTGTATGGCCGGATGTTCGGAGTCTGTGAAGACATCACGCTGCCCGATGGCGAGGTAGTTACCCGCCGACTCTCCACTACCGATATGACGGTCTCGCAATTCTCCGAGTATTGCGAGCGTGTTCAGGCTCATGCCGCCCAAGAGTATGGAGTGGAGTTCTCATGA
- a CDS encoding BrnA antitoxin family protein, protein MTLKKLDVDKVVAAIEADAGQALPGLRESLAEAKADQFAQSHTPEQITARRRGRPVGSKQAVTKEAVKIRLDADVLAALRASGDGWQTRINDTLRASLALSGSLNEA, encoded by the coding sequence ATGACTTTGAAAAAACTGGATGTGGATAAGGTGGTGGCAGCTATTGAGGCTGACGCTGGTCAGGCGCTGCCCGGTCTGCGTGAGTCGCTGGCTGAAGCCAAGGCAGATCAGTTTGCCCAATCCCATACGCCGGAGCAGATTACAGCGCGGCGGCGTGGTCGCCCAGTAGGTAGCAAGCAGGCTGTGACCAAAGAGGCCGTTAAAATCCGTCTAGATGCAGACGTTTTGGCGGCATTGCGTGCCAGCGGTGATGGCTGGCAGACTCGGATCAATGATACCTTGAGGGCGTCATTGGCTCTCAGCGGCTCACTGAATGAGGCATGA
- a CDS encoding metallophosphoesterase — protein MSLQHFSMNKAGRDFAVGDIHGCFSKLQAQLDRIGFDPAVDRLFSVGDLVDRGPESEAVLEWLAKPWFHAVMGNHDDMALRWPLGNMQGDIYRRNGGGWNMDQSPEGQAAISSAMAALPIAIEVETVGGIVGLVHADVSCGTWRGFCAALNGDFGRVEARHAQHMAMWSRGRIMDGDNSGVEGVRALVVGHTPLQQPIILGNVYHIDTGAVFGREFTILNLATLEVE, from the coding sequence ATGAGCTTGCAGCACTTTTCTATGAACAAAGCGGGCCGGGATTTTGCGGTTGGCGATATACACGGCTGCTTTTCGAAGTTGCAGGCCCAGCTGGATCGTATCGGCTTCGACCCGGCGGTCGACCGGCTCTTTTCAGTGGGCGACCTGGTCGACCGCGGCCCCGAGAGTGAAGCCGTTTTGGAATGGCTTGCCAAGCCTTGGTTCCATGCTGTGATGGGTAATCACGACGACATGGCACTCCGTTGGCCACTCGGCAACATGCAGGGCGATATTTACCGAAGAAACGGTGGAGGCTGGAACATGGACCAGTCGCCAGAAGGACAGGCAGCAATATCCTCTGCGATGGCGGCGCTGCCTATTGCCATTGAGGTAGAAACTGTAGGCGGAATTGTCGGCCTAGTGCACGCTGATGTGTCATGCGGTACGTGGCGGGGTTTCTGTGCCGCTTTGAACGGCGACTTTGGACGGGTAGAGGCCCGCCATGCACAGCACATGGCTATGTGGTCCCGAGGCCGGATCATGGATGGGGATAATTCAGGCGTGGAGGGCGTCCGTGCTTTAGTGGTTGGCCATACGCCGTTACAGCAACCTATCATTTTGGGCAACGTCTACCACATCGACACCGGCGCCGTCTTCGGGCGTGAGTTTACCATTCTGAATCTGGCGACGCTGGAGGTGGAATGA
- a CDS encoding helix-turn-helix transcriptional regulator: MNSTQSSQKSAPTIHPEGLYRWDEFADRIPFSRETWRKRVLAGKAPAAKLVSRACTAWKGEDILAWLNNPDSYK; encoded by the coding sequence ATGAATAGCACCCAATCCTCTCAAAAAAGCGCCCCCACCATCCACCCCGAAGGCCTGTATCGGTGGGACGAGTTCGCAGACCGCATCCCGTTTAGCCGCGAGACCTGGCGCAAAAGAGTACTTGCCGGGAAGGCACCGGCCGCCAAGCTGGTAAGCAGAGCCTGCACAGCCTGGAAAGGCGAAGACATCCTTGCCTGGCTCAACAACCCCGACTCCTATAAATAA
- a CDS encoding helix-turn-helix domain-containing protein, with protein MSVEVMTAVFKRYPVGGGEMILALALADHADDDGTKVFPSIDHLMTKTRQSRRTVQYQLRRMEESGWLILVNSGNGGRGQSREYRINLDWIKGGELPGQENGAEIAPISDEKNGADFAPINPLEKGAIQDIKGASDDTKGANDDMKGCNGLHPHITTIEPSSNRHKPSKADALVLPDWLDSDAWSMWDEFRKEKSGKAWTEAAKRLSLRTLGKLHAAGQDPIAAIEQSIERGWTGLFGVKESNSVQGPSAQSGGLNRQEALEARNREIARLAALES; from the coding sequence ATGAGTGTTGAGGTAATGACCGCTGTGTTTAAGCGGTACCCAGTTGGCGGCGGCGAGATGATTCTTGCCCTGGCGTTGGCTGATCACGCTGATGACGACGGGACCAAGGTTTTCCCCTCCATCGACCACTTGATGACTAAGACGCGCCAATCGCGCCGCACGGTCCAGTACCAACTGCGCAGGATGGAAGAGTCTGGCTGGCTGATTCTGGTCAATAGCGGCAATGGAGGCCGGGGTCAGTCTCGCGAGTATCGAATCAACCTTGATTGGATTAAAGGTGGCGAACTACCGGGCCAAGAAAACGGTGCAGAAATTGCACCCATTTCTGATGAAAAAAACGGTGCAGATTTTGCGCCCATTAATCCACTCGAAAAGGGCGCAATTCAAGACATAAAGGGCGCATCTGACGACACAAAGGGTGCAAACGACGACATGAAAGGGTGCAACGGGTTGCACCCGCATATAACCACCATAGAACCATCAAGTAACCGTCATAAACCATCAAAGGCTGACGCCTTGGTTTTGCCCGATTGGCTGGATTCTGATGCGTGGTCGATGTGGGATGAGTTCCGAAAAGAAAAATCCGGTAAGGCTTGGACGGAGGCAGCCAAGCGGCTTTCCCTGCGAACACTCGGCAAGCTACATGCCGCTGGGCAGGACCCCATAGCCGCCATCGAGCAGAGCATTGAGCGTGGTTGGACTGGGCTTTTTGGCGTCAAGGAAAGCAACTCCGTGCAAGGCCCCTCAGCGCAGTCCGGAGGATTGAATCGCCAGGAGGCCCTGGAAGCCCGAAACCGAGAAATTGCCCGTCTAGCCGCTTTGGAGTCCTGA
- a CDS encoding lambda exonuclease family protein yields the protein MEGLIIHTAEQGTLEWLQARKGVITGSRFKDCRDRLKSGAPSKKCLDYAMDVAREREGGEPMQVFVNGAMRLGTEQEPYARAVYERKTGHIVDEAGFITTADRLFGVSVDGLVGDDGIIEIKTMVSSDTLFTAFVNGDIAAYVDQCNGAMWLLGRKWVDLVLWVHDLGRMKIIRIERDDNQIDALESDLMEFERTVTKYQQELRDALLEAA from the coding sequence ATGGAAGGCTTAATCATTCACACCGCCGAACAAGGCACCCTGGAATGGCTCCAAGCCCGCAAGGGCGTCATAACCGGCAGCCGATTCAAAGACTGCCGCGACCGCCTGAAAAGCGGTGCTCCATCCAAGAAATGTCTGGACTACGCCATGGACGTAGCCCGAGAGCGCGAAGGCGGTGAGCCCATGCAGGTCTTTGTGAACGGCGCTATGCGCCTGGGCACAGAGCAAGAGCCCTACGCCCGAGCTGTCTATGAGCGCAAGACCGGCCATATCGTTGACGAGGCCGGCTTCATTACAACGGCTGACCGTCTGTTTGGGGTGAGCGTGGACGGTTTGGTAGGCGATGACGGGATCATTGAAATCAAGACAATGGTCAGCAGCGACACCCTGTTCACCGCCTTTGTGAACGGTGACATTGCCGCCTACGTAGACCAGTGCAACGGCGCAATGTGGCTGCTCGGCCGCAAATGGGTGGATCTGGTCTTGTGGGTTCACGACTTGGGCCGCATGAAGATCATCCGCATCGAGCGCGACGACAACCAGATCGATGCACTGGAGTCTGACCTGATGGAGTTCGAGCGGACGGTCACCAAGTATCAACAAGAGCTGCGGGACGCCCTGCTGGAGGCTGCGTAA
- a CDS encoding ERF family protein — translation MSTEIIEAPQTAVAAPAPAGSPMAMAIAALQSGMSPEQIGQMMDLQDRYNATQAKKAYDEAFAAFKAESVTIIKGKARSDGPLKNQKYAELHDVVNAVTPALSKHGLSSSWKLTKDDKDWMEVTCYLRHVGGHQESVSMGGPPDTGPGRNAIQSRASTKTYLERYTLKAITGLSEQDDDTDGRAPADPVLKDSWISQVAQADTLEKLETIWQQGGNVIYATNNLADYNAFKKAVSDKKKMLTEAQ, via the coding sequence ATGAGCACAGAAATCATTGAAGCCCCACAGACTGCTGTCGCAGCACCCGCCCCGGCCGGGTCACCAATGGCCATGGCAATCGCCGCCCTGCAGTCTGGAATGAGCCCTGAACAAATCGGGCAAATGATGGATCTGCAGGATCGCTACAACGCCACCCAGGCCAAGAAAGCTTACGACGAGGCTTTCGCTGCATTCAAGGCCGAGTCGGTCACGATCATCAAGGGTAAGGCTCGTTCCGATGGCCCGCTTAAGAATCAGAAATACGCCGAGCTGCATGACGTTGTGAATGCAGTCACCCCCGCCCTCTCCAAGCATGGGCTTTCGTCCAGTTGGAAGCTGACCAAGGATGACAAAGACTGGATGGAGGTTACCTGCTACCTGCGGCACGTTGGGGGTCATCAAGAAAGTGTCAGCATGGGTGGGCCACCAGATACCGGCCCAGGCCGCAACGCTATTCAGTCACGCGCCAGCACCAAGACGTACTTGGAGCGATACACCTTGAAGGCCATTACCGGTTTGTCCGAGCAGGACGACGACACCGATGGCCGGGCGCCGGCAGATCCTGTTCTGAAAGACTCTTGGATCAGCCAAGTGGCCCAGGCCGACACGCTCGAAAAGCTGGAAACCATCTGGCAACAAGGCGGCAACGTCATTTACGCAACCAACAACCTTGCCGATTACAACGCCTTCAAAAAGGCTGTATCGGACAAGAAGAAGATGCTTACGGAGGCTCAATAA
- a CDS encoding Ref family recombination enhancement nuclease: MARSVWKKRSNKRAATKAERQHMNAQSESGCILCRFLGYGNTPAEIHHIRHGMGAGQRNSHLMTIPLCPEHHRGATGYHGLGRRAFERMYGTTELDLLGMTQREAV; the protein is encoded by the coding sequence ATGGCACGCAGCGTCTGGAAGAAGCGCAGCAACAAACGTGCTGCGACAAAAGCTGAGCGCCAGCATATGAACGCTCAATCTGAGTCTGGTTGCATCCTGTGCCGATTCCTGGGCTACGGGAACACGCCAGCAGAGATTCATCACATTCGCCACGGCATGGGGGCAGGGCAGCGTAACAGCCACCTGATGACTATTCCTTTATGCCCTGAGCACCATCGAGGCGCCACCGGCTACCACGGCCTGGGACGTAGGGCGTTTGAGCGCATGTACGGCACAACCGAACTGGATCTGCTCGGTATGACACAGCGGGAGGCTGTATGA
- a CDS encoding HGGxSTG domain-containing protein: protein MALCGARTRSGEPCKRHAVPGSTRCKLHGGGASKANKGNKHASTPGSIYSRYFTEEEKELVAQIELGKVDEELRLTRIRLMRALAREAEYGNTLELDSEKREPVTIDGVVVAGTEQITTTSKVRDYTGLIDKLTARIESLERTRAELAKNSPPDETPVGKIQIEIVNAKPNPSPTDDGAASAVLSD from the coding sequence ATGGCCCTATGTGGCGCAAGGACGCGCAGCGGGGAGCCATGTAAGCGCCATGCGGTGCCGGGGTCCACGCGCTGCAAATTGCACGGTGGTGGAGCGAGCAAGGCCAACAAGGGCAATAAACACGCTTCTACCCCGGGGAGCATCTACTCCCGATACTTTACCGAAGAAGAAAAAGAGCTGGTCGCCCAGATTGAACTGGGCAAGGTCGATGAAGAGCTGCGCCTGACGCGGATACGCTTGATGCGTGCTTTGGCTCGGGAGGCCGAGTACGGCAACACCCTGGAGCTGGACAGCGAGAAGCGCGAGCCGGTCACCATCGACGGTGTCGTGGTTGCCGGTACTGAACAGATCACCACTACCAGCAAGGTGCGGGACTACACGGGTCTGATCGATAAGTTGACGGCTCGCATCGAGAGCCTGGAACGAACGCGGGCCGAGCTGGCCAAGAACTCACCGCCGGATGAAACGCCGGTAGGCAAGATCCAAATCGAGATTGTGAATGCAAAGCCGAACCCTTCGCCTACAGATGACGGAGCCGCAAGCGCGGTTCTTTCAGACTGA
- the ssb gene encoding single-stranded DNA-binding protein, which produces MASVNKWIGIGNLGRDPEVRYSAEGVAICNISIACTETWKDKATGERKEETEWVRVVFYNRLAEIAGEYLRKGRPVYVEGRLRTRKWTGQDGQERFTTEIIAEQMQMLGGRDGDAQQSNSPPQGQQRNSYADATGHGKQRQAPPPSSGNLADMDDDIPFAPLLSRNAYCI; this is translated from the coding sequence ATGGCTTCGGTAAATAAGTGGATCGGCATTGGTAATCTCGGCCGTGATCCGGAGGTTCGATACTCAGCCGAGGGAGTGGCTATATGCAATATCTCCATCGCTTGCACTGAAACGTGGAAGGACAAAGCTACAGGCGAACGCAAGGAGGAAACCGAGTGGGTGCGTGTGGTGTTCTACAACCGTCTGGCTGAAATCGCGGGTGAATACTTGCGTAAAGGCCGCCCCGTTTACGTAGAAGGTCGTCTGCGCACCCGTAAATGGACAGGCCAGGATGGTCAGGAGCGTTTCACCACGGAAATCATTGCCGAGCAAATGCAAATGCTAGGCGGTCGCGACGGAGACGCGCAGCAATCAAACTCACCGCCACAGGGTCAGCAGCGCAACAGCTACGCCGACGCCACTGGACACGGGAAGCAGCGACAAGCGCCACCGCCCTCGTCCGGCAATCTAGCGGATATGGACGATGACATTCCCTTCGCCCCTCTGCTCTCGCGCAACGCCTACTGCATCTGA
- a CDS encoding DUF1064 domain-containing protein, translated as MKRKYGNRKVVLDGHAFDSKREAGRYGELKLLERTGQITDLELQPRFELIPKQRRDDGRPERACEYVADFRYTDTRTGQTVIEDAKGMRTRDYIVKRKLMLQVHGISVREV; from the coding sequence ATGAAGCGCAAGTACGGCAACCGCAAGGTCGTGCTGGACGGACACGCCTTTGACTCGAAACGGGAGGCCGGCCGATATGGCGAGCTCAAGCTGCTGGAGCGTACAGGACAGATCACCGACCTAGAGCTGCAGCCCCGTTTCGAACTGATCCCTAAGCAGCGCCGTGACGATGGAAGGCCCGAAAGAGCGTGTGAGTACGTTGCGGACTTTCGATACACGGACACTCGCACCGGCCAGACCGTAATTGAGGACGCCAAAGGTATGCGCACGCGGGACTACATCGTAAAGCGCAAGCTAATGCTCCAGGTCCATGGCATTTCGGTGAGGGAGGTTTGA
- a CDS encoding DUF6475 domain-containing protein has product MHDTEKQQFFGLMADVYAFYHRDTSRFALNVWWEAMKPFDYPAVNEAINRHCVNPDNGQYVPKPSDIVKLLRGSTQDSALVAWAKVDKAVRTVGTYRSVTFDDPIILLVLQDMGGWIALGTKKEDEWPFVAREFENRYRGYATRPSLGYPRWLPGIAEAQNSQAGQPVEPPVLIGDAVRAKLALQNGSDTQRIGFQQLSDREMQEALAPSSPRRLQA; this is encoded by the coding sequence ATGCACGACACTGAAAAACAGCAGTTCTTTGGCCTTATGGCCGACGTCTATGCCTTCTACCACAGGGACACATCACGCTTTGCGTTGAACGTCTGGTGGGAAGCCATGAAACCCTTTGATTACCCTGCCGTGAACGAAGCCATAAACCGGCATTGCGTGAACCCGGACAACGGCCAGTATGTGCCGAAGCCTTCGGACATTGTGAAGCTGTTGCGCGGCTCGACTCAGGATAGCGCCTTGGTGGCCTGGGCCAAAGTGGATAAAGCCGTGCGCACAGTCGGCACATACCGCAGCGTGACATTCGATGACCCGATCATCCTACTGGTGCTGCAGGACATGGGCGGCTGGATCGCGCTGGGGACGAAAAAAGAGGACGAGTGGCCGTTCGTGGCGCGTGAGTTCGAGAACCGCTACCGCGGCTATGCGACACGCCCCAGCTTGGGGTATCCCAGATGGCTGCCCGGTATTGCTGAAGCGCAGAACAGCCAGGCCGGCCAGCCGGTAGAGCCGCCGGTGCTGATCGGTGATGCTGTGCGCGCCAAGCTGGCGCTGCAGAACGGCTCCGACACGCAGCGCATCGGGTTCCAGCAGCTCAGCGACAGAGAAATGCAGGAGGCATTGGCCCCCAGCTCACCGCGGAGGCTGCAGGCATGA
- a CDS encoding recombination-associated protein RdgC, which yields MWFKNLRIYRLDTAFALSAQQLAELLANHQFAPCGSQEPLSLGWVPPREGGELVHEVNGQYLICMRAEKKLLPSAVVNQAAREKAREIEEQQGYKPGRKQMKEIKEQIIIDLMPRSHAVQRDTLVWIDARNHWFVIDAAAVAKSDEVLGLFAKSVEPFPVQPLYTEQSPGAAMTSWLVDEEQLANFTVDQDTELRSTGDSGAAVRYVKQSADIDEVRKHVEAGKQCTRLAMTWADRISFMLTDALDVKRVAPLDILTEKPDQGAVNDNEIFDADMTLMTSELAKLISDLVEVLGGERKS from the coding sequence ATGTGGTTTAAAAACCTGCGTATCTATCGCTTGGATACGGCATTTGCCTTGTCCGCTCAACAACTGGCCGAGCTGCTGGCAAATCATCAATTCGCACCATGCGGCAGCCAAGAACCTCTCAGTCTGGGCTGGGTGCCGCCACGCGAAGGCGGAGAGCTGGTCCATGAAGTGAACGGTCAGTATCTGATCTGCATGCGTGCTGAAAAGAAGCTGCTACCCAGCGCTGTGGTTAACCAGGCAGCCCGCGAGAAGGCCCGCGAAATCGAAGAGCAACAGGGCTACAAGCCAGGCCGCAAGCAGATGAAGGAAATCAAAGAGCAGATCATCATCGACCTGATGCCCCGCTCCCACGCAGTGCAGCGCGACACTTTAGTGTGGATCGACGCACGAAACCACTGGTTTGTGATTGATGCTGCAGCCGTGGCTAAGAGTGATGAGGTGCTGGGCCTGTTCGCCAAGAGCGTAGAGCCCTTCCCGGTTCAGCCCCTGTATACGGAGCAATCGCCCGGTGCCGCCATGACCTCCTGGCTGGTGGACGAAGAGCAACTAGCCAACTTTACCGTGGACCAGGACACTGAACTGCGCTCCACCGGCGATAGCGGTGCCGCCGTGCGCTACGTGAAGCAAAGCGCCGACATTGATGAAGTGCGCAAGCACGTGGAGGCCGGCAAGCAATGCACCCGTTTGGCCATGACCTGGGCGGATCGCATCAGCTTTATGCTGACCGATGCGCTGGACGTCAAACGCGTGGCCCCACTGGACATCCTGACGGAGAAGCCAGACCAGGGCGCGGTCAACGATAACGAAATCTTTGATGCCGACATGACCTTGATGACCTCCGAGCTCGCCAAGTTGATCAGTGATCTGGTGGAGGTACTGGGTGGGGAGCGCAAATCCTAG
- a CDS encoding tyrosine-type recombinase/integrase — protein sequence MAKKIPPLTDSKCKAAKFSKGGKSRLFDGGGLYLELLPSGSKRWRLKYRHPVTGKENILTFGSYPEIGLAAAREQREKAKARLSEGLDPGEAPPPATMGITFKAVADEWLETRRPVWSEGYFTRISNALAANVHPHIGQRSISSVTGKAVLELVQQVEQRGALEMAARVLEAVGMVFRYGCGTGLIQIDVTQGLRQFLQERPPVEHFPHVAETDLPALLASVERYHGRPETRLAIKLMMRTFPRTNELRWAQWSEIDWKNALWLIPGERMKGRLAQKQSAPDHIVPLSTQALAILESLRQHSGHFQYLFPNVHNRRGAVMSSDTMNRALKIMGYERLQTGHGFRGLASTIMNEHSGFRPDAIERQLAHRDRNKVRRAYNHAMYLEERKKLMQWWSDYLDEQLEKAS from the coding sequence ATGGCAAAGAAGATTCCACCGCTGACGGACTCAAAGTGCAAAGCAGCAAAATTCAGCAAGGGCGGCAAGAGCCGCCTTTTTGACGGCGGTGGTTTGTACCTTGAGCTGCTACCCTCCGGCTCAAAGCGCTGGAGATTGAAGTATCGGCATCCCGTGACCGGGAAAGAAAACATACTGACCTTTGGCTCTTACCCGGAGATAGGTCTTGCTGCCGCCCGAGAGCAGCGCGAAAAGGCCAAGGCCCGGCTATCGGAAGGCCTTGACCCTGGCGAGGCGCCCCCGCCGGCGACAATGGGTATCACGTTCAAGGCGGTCGCAGACGAATGGCTGGAAACTCGACGGCCAGTATGGAGCGAAGGCTACTTCACGCGGATCTCGAATGCTCTTGCCGCGAACGTGCATCCTCATATCGGCCAGCGTTCCATTTCCAGCGTGACTGGAAAAGCAGTACTGGAACTGGTGCAGCAAGTGGAACAGCGCGGTGCGCTAGAGATGGCTGCTCGGGTGTTGGAAGCAGTCGGCATGGTCTTCCGATACGGCTGCGGTACCGGCTTGATTCAAATCGACGTCACACAGGGGCTACGACAGTTTTTGCAAGAACGTCCACCGGTAGAGCATTTCCCACACGTAGCAGAAACGGATCTCCCCGCCCTACTCGCCAGCGTTGAGCGCTATCACGGCAGACCAGAGACGCGTCTGGCCATCAAGCTGATGATGCGCACCTTTCCCCGGACAAACGAGCTGCGTTGGGCGCAATGGAGCGAGATAGATTGGAAGAATGCCCTATGGCTGATACCGGGCGAGCGCATGAAGGGACGCCTGGCACAAAAGCAGAGCGCGCCCGACCATATCGTGCCGCTTTCAACCCAAGCCCTTGCGATCTTGGAAAGCTTGCGACAGCACTCGGGGCACTTTCAGTACCTGTTTCCGAATGTCCATAATCGCCGCGGTGCTGTGATGAGCAGCGACACCATGAACCGTGCATTAAAAATCATGGGCTATGAGAGGCTGCAAACAGGGCACGGTTTCCGCGGACTGGCCTCCACCATCATGAATGAGCACAGTGGCTTTCGCCCTGACGCCATTGAACGGCAATTGGCTCACCGCGACAGAAACAAAGTGCGCCGCGCATACAACCACGCCATGTACCTGGAAGAGCGCAAAAAACTGATGCAATGGTGGTCGGATTATCTGGACGAGCAGCTCGAAAAAGCCTCGTGA
- a CDS encoding KilA-N domain-containing protein, giving the protein MRPQHQTSLPLIAHQTNAGIVQQRASDGYINATELCKAANKKIGHYLENGSTKDFLNELAADIGIPTSQLIQIVRSGISPQGTWVHPQVAINLGQWLSAKFAVQVSKWVYDWLSGKGQPVKLPYHLERHLLNQNKIPLGYFSVLQEMTNFLVGPLEANGYRLPEKCMPDIPQAKLLCKHLRTDYGVDTNSLYKYSHEFPDGRVAQANLYPVEYLGAFRRLMAEVWMPQYAASYFKARDPSALPALDKILLLSGPECATRLPANKPRFKRKA; this is encoded by the coding sequence ATGCGACCTCAGCACCAAACGTCACTCCCTCTTATAGCCCATCAAACTAATGCTGGTATTGTTCAGCAGCGAGCATCCGACGGGTACATCAACGCAACAGAACTCTGCAAGGCTGCCAACAAGAAGATTGGACACTACCTCGAGAATGGCTCAACAAAAGACTTTCTTAATGAACTGGCGGCGGATATCGGAATTCCGACATCCCAACTAATTCAAATAGTTAGGAGTGGAATTTCGCCGCAAGGCACATGGGTACACCCACAGGTCGCCATCAATCTAGGTCAATGGCTATCAGCAAAATTCGCAGTACAAGTCAGCAAGTGGGTGTATGACTGGCTGTCAGGTAAGGGGCAGCCAGTCAAGCTGCCGTATCATCTGGAACGTCATCTATTGAACCAAAATAAAATTCCCTTAGGTTATTTCTCAGTACTGCAAGAGATGACCAACTTTCTAGTGGGTCCATTGGAGGCAAATGGTTATCGCTTACCCGAAAAATGCATGCCTGATATCCCCCAGGCTAAGCTACTATGCAAGCACCTCCGCACTGACTATGGAGTGGACACCAACTCTCTCTATAAATACTCACACGAATTCCCGGATGGTCGCGTTGCCCAGGCCAACCTCTACCCTGTGGAATATCTTGGCGCATTCAGACGTTTGATGGCTGAGGTGTGGATGCCACAATACGCCGCCTCATATTTCAAAGCTCGCGACCCGTCAGCATTGCCAGCACTCGATAAAATTCTTTTATTGAGTGGCCCTGAATGTGCCACTAGGCTGCCCGCCAACAAGCCGCGATTCAAACGCAAGGCCTAA
- a CDS encoding phage protein, which produces MTEVLELTELPPAETALQIYQTPNGLDPYIERIRQEVTGHAPNLKTDKGRKEIASRAFKVRKIKTALDSLGKEQVDRLKEIPKLIDAERKRMRDELDALADEVRKPLTDWEEAEASRVALHRADLDGMADQAREVGGLDAESLRQRIATVESAMIGEAWEEFEAEAHRVKAKALEILNAALADRQKYEAEQAELAELRRKQAVQEQKDREAEIARQAAETARADAEAKAQAERDAAAKREADAKAAAVRAERERTEAIERQKQAEARAEAEKLAAEQRAKDAAEAARQAEIKRQADAKAAEEAEQRRREADIAHKASINNAALTALIENGLPDACAKQAVILIAKGLIPAIRIQY; this is translated from the coding sequence ATGACCGAGGTCTTAGAGCTGACGGAACTGCCGCCAGCAGAAACGGCGCTGCAAATCTACCAGACACCAAATGGTCTGGACCCGTATATCGAGCGCATCCGACAAGAAGTCACCGGGCATGCGCCGAACCTGAAGACCGACAAGGGCCGAAAGGAAATCGCCAGCCGCGCATTCAAGGTGCGCAAGATCAAAACCGCTCTGGATAGCCTGGGCAAAGAGCAGGTGGACCGGCTCAAGGAAATCCCCAAGCTGATCGACGCTGAACGCAAGCGCATGCGTGACGAACTGGACGCGCTGGCGGACGAAGTGCGCAAGCCTCTGACGGACTGGGAAGAAGCAGAGGCCAGCCGGGTAGCGCTCCACCGTGCCGACCTGGACGGTATGGCTGATCAAGCCCGAGAAGTCGGTGGGCTTGATGCTGAATCCCTGCGCCAGCGCATCGCAACAGTTGAATCTGCGATGATTGGCGAGGCTTGGGAAGAGTTTGAGGCTGAGGCTCACCGGGTCAAAGCCAAGGCGCTGGAAATCCTGAACGCAGCCCTGGCTGACCGCCAGAAGTACGAAGCTGAGCAGGCAGAGCTGGCTGAGCTACGACGCAAGCAGGCCGTGCAGGAACAGAAAGACCGCGAGGCGGAGATTGCCCGACAAGCGGCCGAAACGGCCCGCGCCGACGCGGAAGCCAAGGCCCAGGCCGAACGCGATGCTGCAGCCAAGCGCGAAGCCGATGCCAAGGCCGCAGCAGTACGAGCTGAGCGGGAACGGACCGAAGCCATCGAACGCCAGAAGCAGGCCGAGGCCCGGGCTGAAGCTGAAAAGCTGGCCGCCGAGCAACGCGCCAAGGATGCTGCAGAAGCCGCCCGCCAGGCAGAAATCAAGCGCCAAGCCGACGCCAAGGCAGCCGAAGAGGCCGAGCAGCGCCGCCGCGAAGCCGATATCGCGCACAAGGCCAGCATCAACAACGCTGCCCTGACAGCTCTCATCGAAAACGGCTTGCCCGACGCATGCGCCAAGCAGGCCGTCATTCTGATCGCCAAGGGTTTGATTCCGGCTATCCGAATCCAATATTGA